A portion of the Paenibacillus marchantiae genome contains these proteins:
- the ileS gene encoding isoleucine--tRNA ligase, with translation MQRVDVKEKARARELRVLNKWKTENTFKRSIENREGKPNFVFYEGPPTANGKPHIGHVLGRVIKDFVGRYNTMKGYRVVRKAGWDTHGLPVELGVQKKLGISHKWEIEDYGVEKFINECKASVFEYEQQWRDLTEGIGYWTDMNNPYITLDNNYIESVWNILATIHEKGLLYRGHRVSPYCPSCQTTLSSHEVAQGYKDVKDLSATAKFKLNDSGEFVLAWTTTPWTLPSHVALAVNPDMDYSRVRQDNEVYIMATNLVEKVMKDAKGEYEIIGALKGSDLVGKTYDPPFNYVQAEKANIILGAGFVTDASGTGIVHMAPAHGEDDYRVCREHGISFVNMVDLEGKFVPQVTDFAGRFVKDCDIDIVRYLSEKGRLFSKEKYEHSYPFCWRCDTPLLYYAMDSWFIQTTAIKDQLIANNSEVDWYPGHVRDGRFGKFLEDLVDWNISRDRYWGTPLNIWVCEETGEQFAPHSIAELRARAIGDVPENLELHKPYVDDVKVMSSCGKYEMKRTPEVIDVWFDSGSMPFAQQHYPFENKEIFEQQYPADMICEGIDQTRGWFYSLLAVSTLLTGKAPYKAVMATGHVLDENGQKMSKSKGNVIDPWEVIEEYGTDAFRWALLSDSAPWNSKRFSKGIVGEAKSKMVDTLVNTHAFLTLYATIDGFDPQEHPFKLSSHNLDRWILSRLNSLILVVEKALAVNDYLNSSKAIEAFVDELSNWYIRRSRDRFWGSGLTEDKLDAYRTLTEVLVTTAKLVAPFTPMLAEDIYLNLTTGESVHMDDYPVANETLIDLDLEQDMETARRIVELARNVRNETGIKTRQPLSELIVSLDKGFDLASYEEIIKDEINVKTIRTEHDDADFVDFTLKLNLKVAGKKYGKNVGFLQNFFKGMSADETRKVVTENLLNVVSPEGEELQVTGEELLVEKQAKSGFASASGYGLTVALNTEITAELEQEGWVREVIRAVQDTRKKLDLPIEKRVRLTLDVDSALQEAIQAFDHVLRENVLVTEVTFGTNDSMQRIEAGGKAIGVYIEG, from the coding sequence ATGCAACGAGTTGACGTCAAAGAGAAAGCACGTGCCAGAGAACTACGTGTGTTAAACAAATGGAAAACCGAGAATACATTCAAAAGATCCATCGAAAACCGCGAAGGTAAGCCGAACTTCGTATTTTACGAGGGGCCGCCTACAGCCAACGGTAAACCGCATATCGGTCACGTATTGGGACGGGTAATCAAGGATTTTGTGGGACGTTATAACACGATGAAGGGTTACCGCGTCGTTCGTAAAGCAGGCTGGGATACACATGGTCTGCCTGTAGAACTGGGTGTTCAGAAAAAGCTGGGCATCTCCCATAAGTGGGAAATCGAAGATTATGGTGTGGAGAAATTCATTAACGAATGTAAAGCGAGCGTGTTCGAATACGAACAACAATGGCGCGATCTGACCGAAGGTATCGGCTACTGGACCGACATGAATAATCCGTATATCACACTCGACAACAATTACATCGAAAGTGTGTGGAACATTCTGGCGACGATTCATGAAAAAGGTCTGCTGTATCGCGGTCACCGCGTGAGTCCTTACTGTCCGTCTTGTCAGACTACACTTAGCTCCCATGAGGTAGCGCAAGGGTATAAAGACGTGAAAGACCTCAGTGCTACAGCCAAATTCAAGCTGAATGACAGCGGCGAATTCGTGCTTGCCTGGACAACGACCCCTTGGACATTGCCTTCACACGTTGCGCTTGCCGTGAACCCGGATATGGACTACTCCCGTGTTCGTCAGGACAACGAAGTGTACATCATGGCGACTAATCTTGTTGAGAAAGTCATGAAGGATGCCAAAGGGGAGTATGAAATCATCGGTGCCCTGAAAGGTTCTGACCTGGTTGGCAAAACGTATGATCCTCCGTTTAACTACGTACAGGCTGAGAAAGCAAATATCATCCTGGGTGCAGGTTTTGTAACCGATGCAAGTGGTACAGGGATTGTACACATGGCACCAGCACATGGTGAAGATGACTATCGTGTATGTCGTGAGCATGGCATCAGCTTTGTGAACATGGTGGACCTGGAAGGTAAGTTTGTGCCACAGGTAACTGATTTTGCCGGACGTTTTGTTAAGGATTGCGATATTGATATCGTAAGATACTTGTCTGAAAAAGGACGTTTGTTCAGCAAAGAAAAATATGAGCATAGCTATCCGTTCTGTTGGCGTTGTGATACACCACTTCTGTACTATGCAATGGACAGCTGGTTTATCCAAACTACAGCAATCAAGGATCAGTTGATCGCCAATAACAGTGAAGTAGACTGGTACCCAGGCCACGTTCGTGACGGGCGTTTCGGGAAGTTCCTTGAAGATCTCGTAGACTGGAATATCAGCCGTGACCGTTACTGGGGAACGCCACTGAACATCTGGGTGTGCGAAGAGACAGGTGAACAATTCGCTCCGCATAGCATCGCTGAACTGCGTGCTCGTGCCATTGGCGACGTGCCTGAGAATCTGGAGCTGCATAAGCCGTATGTAGATGACGTCAAAGTCATGAGCTCTTGTGGCAAATATGAAATGAAACGTACACCGGAAGTGATCGATGTCTGGTTCGACAGCGGCTCCATGCCGTTTGCCCAGCAGCACTATCCATTTGAAAATAAAGAAATATTCGAACAGCAATATCCGGCAGACATGATCTGTGAAGGAATTGATCAGACACGCGGTTGGTTCTACAGCTTGCTGGCCGTATCTACACTTTTGACAGGCAAAGCACCTTACAAAGCAGTTATGGCAACAGGCCACGTTCTCGATGAGAACGGACAAAAGATGTCCAAATCAAAAGGCAACGTTATCGATCCTTGGGAAGTTATCGAAGAATACGGTACAGATGCATTCCGCTGGGCTTTGCTGTCTGACAGCGCACCGTGGAACAGCAAACGTTTCTCCAAAGGCATCGTGGGCGAAGCGAAATCCAAAATGGTGGATACGCTGGTCAACACCCATGCATTCCTGACGCTGTATGCTACAATTGATGGATTTGATCCACAGGAGCATCCGTTTAAATTGTCATCACACAACCTGGACCGCTGGATTTTGTCAAGACTGAACAGCCTGATTCTCGTTGTAGAAAAAGCGCTGGCTGTTAATGACTATCTGAACTCTTCCAAAGCCATTGAAGCGTTTGTAGATGAACTCAGTAACTGGTACATTCGTCGTTCCCGTGACCGTTTCTGGGGCAGCGGATTGACAGAAGACAAACTGGACGCTTACCGTACCCTTACCGAAGTGCTGGTGACTACAGCCAAGCTGGTGGCTCCATTCACACCAATGCTTGCAGAAGATATCTATCTGAACCTGACTACTGGTGAGAGTGTGCATATGGATGATTATCCGGTTGCCAATGAAACGTTGATTGACTTGGATCTGGAGCAGGATATGGAGACAGCACGCCGAATCGTTGAACTTGCCCGTAACGTCCGTAACGAAACAGGTATCAAGACACGTCAACCGTTGTCTGAACTGATCGTTTCCCTGGATAAAGGCTTCGATCTGGCAAGTTATGAAGAGATCATCAAGGATGAGATCAATGTCAAAACGATTCGTACCGAGCATGATGATGCGGATTTCGTTGATTTCACTTTGAAATTGAACCTGAAAGTGGCGGGTAAAAAATACGGTAAAAACGTAGGCTTCCTGCAGAACTTCTTCAAGGGAATGTCAGCAGATGAGACGCGTAAAGTGGTGACAGAAAATCTTCTGAATGTCGTTTCACCTGAAGGCGAAGAGCTGCAAGTGACGGGTGAAGAACTGCTGGTGGAGAAACAAGCCAAATCCGGTTTTGCCTCGGCATCCGGCTATGGTCTGACAGTAGCTCTCAATACGGAGATCACAGCAGAACTCGAACAGGAAGGCTGGGTCCGTGAAGTCATTCGTG
- a CDS encoding DivIVA domain-containing protein — protein sequence MPLTPLDIHNKEFSRRLRGYDEDEVNEFLDQVIKDYEGVIRENKELSNQLLSVQEKLDHFATIEETLSKTIIIAQEAADDVKNNAKKEAQLIVKEAEKNADRIVNESLSKSRKIALEVEELKKQASIYRARFRTLVEAQLELLTQDGWEALESREQEVRDREREMKEIY from the coding sequence ATGCCATTAACGCCGCTGGACATACACAACAAGGAATTTTCCCGACGTTTGCGCGGGTATGACGAGGATGAGGTCAATGAATTCCTGGATCAAGTCATCAAAGATTACGAAGGCGTCATTCGCGAAAACAAAGAGCTGAGCAATCAGTTGCTGTCCGTTCAGGAGAAGCTTGATCATTTTGCAACGATTGAAGAGACGCTGAGCAAAACGATCATCATTGCGCAGGAAGCTGCGGATGATGTGAAGAACAATGCGAAAAAAGAAGCACAGTTGATCGTGAAGGAAGCCGAGAAAAATGCGGACCGGATCGTAAACGAATCTTTGTCTAAATCACGCAAAATTGCTTTGGAAGTCGAAGAGCTCAAAAAGCAGGCGTCCATCTATCGTGCTCGTTTCCGTACACTTGTGGAAGCACAGCTTGAATTGTTGACTCAGGATGGTTGGGAAGCGCTGGAGAGCCGGGAGCAGGAAGTCCGTGACCGTGAGCGGGAAATGAAGGAAATTTATTAG
- a CDS encoding YlmH family RNA-binding protein, which yields MSGEIYEHFSHEERDFVDKASDWVERAGKYHDMKLTDFLDPRQAFILQTLVNRRDDVQIRLDGGYETAERKRALIAPDYRYLDDEDMGMQVMSITSDDQKIKELEHGDYMGALLGLGMKRGKIGDIQVLEDGCHTVVASETGAFLSLQLNQVHRVHVFTELLALDQLKWSESKLETMDITVASLRLDGICADVYRLSRSKVLVPIKAGRCRVNWKVEEDPSKALKAGDVVSIQGFGRFKVMEQDGLTKKGRCRVKIGKFA from the coding sequence ATGAGCGGTGAAATTTACGAGCATTTTAGTCATGAAGAGCGGGATTTTGTGGATAAAGCTTCAGACTGGGTTGAACGTGCAGGTAAGTATCATGACATGAAGCTAACTGACTTTCTTGATCCCAGACAGGCCTTTATTTTACAAACGCTTGTGAACCGTCGAGATGATGTACAGATTCGTCTGGATGGTGGTTATGAAACAGCTGAACGTAAGCGTGCGCTGATTGCACCGGATTATCGATATCTGGACGATGAAGATATGGGTATGCAGGTGATGAGCATTACGTCTGACGATCAGAAAATCAAAGAGCTGGAGCATGGGGACTATATGGGTGCCCTGCTCGGGCTTGGCATGAAACGTGGCAAGATCGGTGATATTCAAGTGCTGGAGGACGGGTGCCATACTGTGGTGGCGTCGGAAACCGGCGCTTTTTTATCGCTTCAACTGAATCAGGTGCATCGAGTACATGTGTTTACGGAGTTGTTGGCACTGGATCAGCTGAAATGGTCCGAGAGCAAACTGGAGACGATGGACATTACCGTAGCTTCCCTGCGTTTGGATGGCATCTGTGCAGATGTGTATCGGCTTAGTCGCAGTAAAGTTCTGGTTCCGATCAAGGCCGGCCGCTGTCGTGTGAATTGGAAAGTGGAGGAAGATCCGTCCAAAGCGCTGAAGGCGGGAGATGTGGTATCCATTCAAGGATTTGGTCGATTCAAGGTGATGGAACAGGATGGGTTGACCAAAAAGGGACGCTGCCGCGTAAAAATCGGCAAATTTGCCTAA
- a CDS encoding YggT family protein: protein MVIVYILMSWLPNARESFIGEWLGKFVEPYLRPFRRFIPPLFGVLDISPIVALIVLQLALNGLISILRYFVY, encoded by the coding sequence ATGGTCATTGTTTACATATTGATGTCATGGCTTCCCAACGCACGGGAGAGCTTCATCGGTGAATGGCTAGGTAAGTTTGTAGAACCATATTTAAGACCTTTCCGCCGATTTATTCCGCCTTTGTTCGGTGTGTTGGATATTTCACCGATTGTGGCGTTGATCGTTCTTCAACTCGCGCTTAATGGGCTGATCTCCATCCTCCGATACTTTGTATATTAA
- a CDS encoding cell division protein SepF translates to MGVMNKFMNFLGLQEEEEIVERERMAAQEEHDPDQQEAETSSLDKRRNQRGNNVVSIHSQKNVKVVLYEPRSYDEAQEIADHLRSHRTVVVNLQRVRQDQALRVIDFLSGTVYALGGGISKIGGNIFLCTPDTVEIQGSITEILADSEQDYNRMR, encoded by the coding sequence ATGGGCGTAATGAATAAGTTTATGAATTTCCTCGGGCTTCAGGAAGAGGAAGAGATTGTGGAACGTGAGCGTATGGCGGCACAAGAGGAACATGATCCTGATCAGCAGGAAGCTGAAACCTCAAGTCTAGACAAACGTAGAAACCAAAGGGGTAATAATGTGGTGAGCATTCATTCCCAGAAAAATGTTAAAGTCGTCCTTTATGAACCGCGTTCTTATGACGAAGCACAAGAGATTGCTGACCATCTGCGCTCCCATCGTACAGTTGTAGTTAACCTGCAGCGGGTGCGTCAGGATCAAGCACTTCGCGTCATTGATTTCTTGAGTGGCACAGTGTATGCACTGGGAGGCGGTATTTCAAAAATTGGCGGCAACATTTTTCTCTGTACGCCAGATACGGTTGAAATTCAAGGATCAATTACGGAAATACTGGCTGACAGCGAGCAAGATTATAACAGAATGAGGTGA
- a CDS encoding YggS family pyridoxal phosphate-dependent enzyme has protein sequence MSLEERIQLVNQKIEAACQRSGRQREDVNVIAVTKYVSLETTGAVLDHGLEHIGENRWQDAQAKWEAFGQQGTWHFIGHLQTNKVKDVIGKFRYIHSLDRLSLAKELDKKAASLGIQVETLLQVNISGEESKYGLQPEQASSFLREISSFNNLKVIGLMTMAPHEEDPELTRPVFRGLRELRNHLNGQALTAEPLTELSMGMSNDFEVAIEEGATWVRLGSILVGKEEGSQWA, from the coding sequence GTGTCATTGGAGGAGCGTATACAACTGGTAAATCAGAAGATCGAAGCCGCGTGTCAGCGCAGTGGCCGTCAACGTGAAGATGTGAATGTGATTGCTGTCACGAAATACGTCTCACTTGAAACAACGGGAGCTGTGCTGGACCACGGTCTTGAGCATATTGGCGAAAACCGCTGGCAGGATGCACAAGCAAAATGGGAAGCATTCGGTCAGCAGGGAACCTGGCATTTTATCGGTCATTTACAGACGAATAAGGTGAAGGACGTCATCGGTAAATTCCGTTACATACATTCACTGGATCGTTTGTCCCTGGCCAAGGAGTTGGATAAAAAGGCGGCGTCTCTTGGCATCCAGGTGGAAACACTATTGCAGGTTAATATTTCGGGTGAAGAAAGCAAGTATGGCTTGCAGCCTGAACAGGCGAGTTCCTTTTTGCGTGAAATCAGTTCGTTCAACAACCTGAAGGTCATCGGCCTGATGACCATGGCACCCCATGAGGAAGATCCGGAGCTAACACGTCCCGTATTTCGCGGACTGCGTGAGCTTAGAAACCATTTGAATGGACAAGCTTTGACAGCGGAGCCATTGACCGAGTTGTCGATGGGCATGTCCAATGATTTTGAAGTGGCGATTGAAGAAGGGGCAACCTGGGTTCGGCTTGGATCGATTCTCGTAGGAAAAGAGGAGGGTTCGCAATGGGCGTAA
- the pgeF gene encoding peptidoglycan editing factor PgeF, whose protein sequence is MEPFILDKEIRSGSQNSNWGPDPLLLYVEPWKLQFKHMKAGFTTRQGGVGSTPYASLNCAYHVGDDPANVLSNRKLVAEKLGFPLESWTCGEQVHGKHVAVITAEERGKGLLDRQSALQDTDGLVTNVPGVLLTSFYADCVPLYFYDPVQQAVGLAHAGWKGTVAGIAESMVEKMEQEYGSRRQDIHAAIGPSIGDCCYEVDEAVMQHVRVWLDHSSGNDEYKNSASNQVYRPATNGKTMLNLKECNRHIMMKAGILPDHIECTTWCTSCNPELFFSYRKENGITGRMASWIGLEER, encoded by the coding sequence ATGGAACCGTTTATTTTGGATAAGGAAATACGGTCGGGAAGCCAGAACTCAAATTGGGGTCCTGACCCGTTGTTATTATATGTGGAGCCGTGGAAATTGCAGTTTAAGCATATGAAAGCCGGTTTTACGACAAGGCAGGGTGGTGTTGGAAGCACACCTTATGCCAGTCTAAACTGTGCCTATCATGTGGGTGATGATCCGGCTAACGTGCTGAGTAATCGCAAACTTGTGGCTGAAAAGCTGGGTTTCCCTTTGGAATCCTGGACTTGTGGAGAACAGGTACATGGTAAACATGTCGCTGTAATCACGGCTGAAGAGCGGGGTAAAGGTTTGCTGGATCGACAGTCTGCATTACAGGATACGGATGGTTTGGTCACCAATGTGCCTGGTGTGCTGCTGACTTCCTTTTATGCAGATTGTGTACCCCTTTATTTCTATGACCCCGTACAACAAGCGGTGGGGCTTGCTCATGCCGGATGGAAAGGTACTGTTGCCGGTATAGCCGAATCGATGGTCGAAAAGATGGAGCAGGAATACGGAAGTCGCAGACAGGATATCCATGCTGCAATAGGTCCCTCCATTGGGGATTGCTGTTATGAAGTGGATGAAGCGGTTATGCAGCATGTACGGGTTTGGTTGGACCACTCCTCGGGTAATGATGAATACAAGAACTCTGCATCTAATCAAGTATATCGGCCTGCCACAAATGGCAAAACGATGTTAAACTTGAAAGAATGCAATCGACACATTATGATGAAAGCAGGAATATTGCCGGATCATATCGAATGTACAACTTGGTGTACAAGCTGCAATCCCGAGCTATTTTTCTCGTATCGTAAAGAAAATGGCATTACCGGGAGAATGGCGAGCTGGATTGGGCTGGAAGAGAGGTGA
- a CDS encoding YlmC/YmxH family sporulation protein gives MKISDFQTKDVINITDGKRLGQISDLELDLKQGRIEAIVVPGYSRFMGLFGGGTDLIIPWRNIVKIGSDVILVKMDEMKENNYDERDREARLYDEQNGRVDRVERIERLNRNQRRTI, from the coding sequence ATGAAAATTTCGGATTTTCAAACCAAAGATGTTATTAACATTACGGATGGCAAACGTCTGGGTCAGATTAGCGATTTGGAGCTGGATCTGAAGCAGGGACGAATTGAAGCAATTGTTGTGCCAGGTTACAGCCGTTTTATGGGGCTATTCGGCGGGGGAACGGATCTAATCATCCCTTGGAGGAACATTGTGAAGATCGGTTCGGATGTGATTTTGGTTAAAATGGATGAAATGAAGGAAAATAACTACGATGAGCGTGACCGTGAAGCCCGCTTGTATGACGAGCAGAACGGCCGGGTGGACCGGGTGGAACGTATTGAACGCTTGAATCGGAACCAGCGTCGAACGATATAA